A region from the Halobellus litoreus genome encodes:
- a CDS encoding class I SAM-dependent methyltransferase: MSVRAEFDAWAADGRDKGMEERHWHTAKHALARMPVEHGDTILDLGCGSGYAGRALRETNDAGRVYGLDGAPEMVKNARSYTDDPNVSYVVGDFDALPFADDSVDHVWSMEAFYYASDPIHTLEEVARVLRPGGTFYCAVNYYEENVHSHEWQERIDVEMTRWSANEYRQAFRQAGLAVAEQDFIPDREIDIPPAEAFPTEDWGSREAMVERYRTFGTLLTVGVSR; this comes from the coding sequence ATGAGCGTCAGAGCGGAATTCGACGCCTGGGCGGCGGACGGGCGCGACAAGGGGATGGAAGAGCGCCACTGGCACACCGCGAAGCACGCACTCGCACGGATGCCGGTCGAACACGGAGACACGATCCTGGATCTCGGATGCGGCAGCGGGTACGCCGGCCGGGCGCTTCGAGAGACGAACGACGCCGGCCGCGTCTACGGTCTCGACGGCGCGCCGGAGATGGTGAAAAACGCGCGGTCCTATACGGACGACCCGAACGTCAGCTACGTCGTCGGCGACTTCGACGCGCTGCCCTTCGCCGACGATAGCGTCGATCACGTCTGGAGTATGGAGGCGTTCTACTACGCCTCGGACCCGATCCACACGCTCGAAGAGGTGGCTCGCGTTCTTCGCCCCGGTGGCACGTTCTACTGCGCCGTGAACTACTACGAGGAGAACGTCCACTCCCACGAGTGGCAGGAGCGGATCGACGTCGAGATGACGCGGTGGTCCGCCAACGAGTACCGGCAGGCGTTCCGTCAGGCGGGCCTGGCCGTGGCCGAACAGGACTTCATCCCGGATAGAGAGATCGACATCCCGCCCGCGGAGGCGTTCCCCACCGAGGACTGGGGGTCCCGCGAGGCGATGGTCGAGCGCTACCGGACCTTCGGAACGCTTCTCACTGTCGGCGTCAGCCGCTGA
- a CDS encoding DUF2391 family protein codes for MVGRRRRFALSDTVQQIVGGFLLAGPFVVTEEVWVLARSMAPIQALLTVVIVFAIGYGALYKADDRNPDRESEVGGVPLRFISLISVSYLSVLILAIAFDAPGTFVGASETSAWKPLGLRVDLPLIGVTLKAISIGAVFSVIGAATADSLY; via the coding sequence ATGGTCGGACGTCGCCGGCGGTTCGCGCTTTCGGACACCGTCCAGCAGATCGTCGGCGGGTTCCTGCTGGCCGGCCCGTTCGTCGTCACCGAAGAAGTGTGGGTACTCGCACGGAGTATGGCACCGATTCAGGCGCTCCTCACCGTTGTCATCGTCTTCGCAATCGGATACGGGGCCCTCTACAAGGCCGACGATCGGAACCCCGACCGGGAGAGCGAAGTGGGCGGAGTCCCCCTCCGGTTCATTTCGCTCATTTCCGTCTCGTATCTCTCCGTGCTCATTCTCGCCATCGCGTTCGACGCCCCGGGGACGTTCGTCGGAGCGTCGGAAACGTCGGCGTGGAAGCCACTGGGACTGCGGGTCGACCTCCCGCTGATCGGGGTGACGCTCAAAGCGATCAGCATCGGGGCGGTGTTCAGCGTCATCGGGGCCGCGACCGCCGACTCGCTATATTGA
- a CDS encoding DUF7090 family protein produces the protein MDYALAIENAPDSIPGGTGVLLLHPSIGATDRIDTDFLKTDTDHFLVISTRTTAREVEQKLEYYDVDESKAEVLDTLSVERGYSRRRSDNVHYVSAPDDLDGIVEKTREFLESHDGKVRITVDSVTEMAYYADVDGAYDATERLLELLDAHDAVGLFHLSNEVHDEATIGRFRDLFDAVVELDVDGDVAAEF, from the coding sequence ATGGATTACGCGCTCGCGATCGAGAACGCACCGGATTCGATCCCCGGCGGCACAGGTGTCCTGCTTCTGCACCCGAGTATCGGCGCGACCGACCGCATCGACACCGACTTTCTGAAGACCGACACCGACCACTTCCTCGTCATTTCGACTCGAACGACTGCCCGAGAGGTAGAACAGAAACTCGAATACTACGACGTCGACGAGTCGAAGGCGGAGGTTCTCGACACCCTGTCGGTCGAGCGCGGATACTCCCGCCGCAGGTCGGACAACGTCCACTACGTCTCCGCCCCCGACGACCTCGACGGGATCGTCGAGAAGACGCGGGAGTTCCTGGAGTCTCACGACGGGAAAGTCCGGATCACCGTCGACTCGGTGACCGAGATGGCGTACTACGCCGACGTCGACGGCGCGTACGACGCGACCGAACGGCTTCTCGAACTCCTCGACGCACACGACGCAGTCGGGCTGTTCCACCTCTCGAACGAGGTCCACGACGAGGCGACGATCGGGCGGTTCCGCGACCTCTTCGACGCCGTCGTCGAACTCGACGTGGACGGCGACGTCGCCGCTGAGTTCTGA
- a CDS encoding DUF7089 family protein yields the protein MFDQRHLSDDVAAVRDAHAPDALVLDVAADFETIPPAAAEDLGLLVDALDPATYPSAWLPDDAPSALVAYASSDFTVGMPGDGTVAWTRQTSPPTVLVKKRAEGTPEEFLEYLLAEAFVQIGTDAPEHFLPFFGPQYRDLDAAVPLGPADVYQIAAALYDAWLGLQTRDVFAAWEDTQPRLFDAWKDAGNRLEGRLSTLPRAVARGETSFAEATEYACSAIKHELDLPAPFAALDTQAFVEYGPEYGVRWATKTFEKLEDDADENA from the coding sequence ATGTTCGACCAACGGCATCTCTCCGACGACGTCGCTGCCGTACGCGACGCCCACGCGCCCGACGCGCTCGTGCTCGACGTTGCGGCCGACTTCGAGACGATACCGCCCGCCGCGGCCGAGGATCTCGGCCTCCTCGTCGACGCGCTCGACCCCGCGACGTACCCCTCGGCGTGGCTCCCAGACGACGCTCCGAGCGCCCTCGTCGCGTACGCGAGTTCGGATTTCACCGTCGGGATGCCGGGCGACGGAACCGTCGCGTGGACCCGCCAGACGTCGCCGCCGACGGTCCTCGTGAAGAAACGCGCCGAGGGGACGCCCGAGGAGTTCCTCGAATACCTCCTCGCGGAGGCGTTCGTCCAGATCGGAACCGACGCCCCCGAACACTTTCTCCCGTTCTTCGGACCGCAGTACCGCGATCTCGACGCCGCCGTGCCGTTAGGTCCCGCCGACGTCTATCAGATCGCGGCCGCCCTCTACGACGCCTGGCTCGGCCTCCAGACCAGGGACGTCTTCGCCGCTTGGGAAGACACGCAACCGCGGCTGTTCGACGCGTGGAAGGACGCCGGAAACCGACTGGAAGGTCGACTCTCGACGCTCCCGCGTGCTGTCGCACGCGGGGAGACCTCCTTCGCAGAGGCGACCGAGTACGCCTGTTCTGCGATCAAACACGAGTTAGACCTTCCTGCGCCCTTCGCCGCGCTCGACACGCAGGCCTTCGTCGAGTACGGTCCCGAGTACGGCGTCAGGTGGGCGACCAAGACGTTCGAGAAACTCGAAGACGACGCCGACGAGAACGCCTGA
- a CDS encoding OapC/ArvC family zinc-ribbon domain-containing protein, translating into MFDDGSKEMLSGCPNCGGNKFQFRPSSATDSSDSTESPSKPSSPTGEADPDRQSRPAEQTEPKSSSTAWSEAAERAVGDEGDLDSSPDSKPSSGSEPSPDSESTSRRVSSSSREWPNQRQESTQGSASTPDDHRDSAEDAPTRTDSRPSDSPEPSGPGDTAPDSDDGVDIDADGTASSTDDDSIEDTAQASARSEVVSPDELAAASRSEAVDDEPVSPDAPAGDAAGPQASADRPSDSEGRVIEPSSDDRPDLEDLRAELNEQFESIRIVAPGEYELNLMELYDRTEYIISLQEDGRYVIEVPDTWDTTPGGPEDT; encoded by the coding sequence GTGTTCGACGACGGGTCGAAGGAGATGCTGTCGGGGTGTCCGAACTGTGGCGGAAACAAGTTCCAGTTCCGGCCGTCGTCGGCGACTGACTCGTCCGACTCGACCGAGTCGCCGTCGAAACCGTCGTCACCGACCGGTGAGGCGGATCCCGATCGCCAGTCACGTCCAGCGGAGCAGACGGAACCGAAATCGAGTTCGACGGCGTGGAGCGAGGCCGCCGAGCGCGCTGTCGGGGACGAAGGCGACCTGGATTCAAGTCCGGATTCGAAGCCGAGTTCGGGTTCAGAGCCAAGTCCGGATTCGGAGTCGACGTCTCGGCGGGTTTCCTCGTCCTCGCGGGAGTGGCCGAATCAACGCCAGGAGTCCACGCAGGGGTCCGCTTCGACTCCGGACGATCACAGAGACTCGGCTGAAGACGCTCCGACTCGGACAGATTCACGACCGTCCGACTCGCCGGAACCGAGCGGACCCGGCGACACTGCACCGGACTCGGACGACGGCGTCGACATCGACGCCGACGGAACTGCGTCGTCGACGGACGACGACTCCATCGAAGACACCGCACAGGCGAGCGCTCGCAGTGAGGTCGTCTCGCCCGACGAACTCGCCGCCGCGAGTCGGAGTGAGGCCGTAGACGACGAGCCAGTGAGTCCGGACGCGCCCGCAGGCGACGCGGCCGGCCCCCAAGCGTCGGCGGACCGTCCGAGCGACTCCGAGGGCCGGGTCATCGAACCGTCGAGCGACGACCGTCCCGACCTCGAAGACCTCCGAGCCGAACTCAACGAACAGTTCGAGAGCATCCGCATCGTCGCACCGGGCGAGTACGAATTGAACCTTATGGAACTGTACGACCGGACGGAGTACATCATCTCGCTGCAGGAGGACGGCCGGTACGTCATCGAAGTCCCGGACACGTGGGACACGACTCCCGGCGGGCCCGAGGACACGTAG
- a CDS encoding DUF2073 domain-containing protein, translating into MPEVTPGETGNGVQIDLISGARMEGLTSMEKIRLILDGVRDGNIVVLEEGLSPDEESKLIEVTMTEISPDEFNGIEIETYPQSGGGSKGFLGRLMGKESNKKLTVIGPANQIETLHKDENLISALVSRK; encoded by the coding sequence ATGCCGGAAGTTACACCAGGCGAAACCGGAAACGGCGTCCAGATCGACCTCATCAGCGGCGCCCGGATGGAGGGGTTGACGAGTATGGAGAAGATTCGGCTCATCCTTGACGGGGTGCGCGACGGCAACATCGTCGTCCTCGAAGAGGGGCTCTCGCCCGACGAGGAGTCGAAACTCATCGAGGTCACGATGACCGAGATCAGCCCCGACGAGTTCAACGGCATCGAGATCGAAACCTATCCCCAGTCCGGCGGCGGAAGCAAGGGCTTCCTCGGCCGATTGATGGGCAAGGAGTCGAACAAGAAACTCACCGTCATCGGCCCGGCAAATCAGATCGAGACGCTGCACAAAGACGAGAACCTCATCAGCGCGCTCGTCTCTCGGAAGTGA
- a CDS encoding Era-like GTP-binding protein, which translates to MGLFTDLRDSISRAVDRMFSDSEPKRIGIYGPPNAGKTTLANRIARDWTGDAVGPESHIPHETRRARRKENVEIERNGKTVNIDIVDTPGVTTKVDYKEFLEHDMEKDDAVRRSREATEGVAEAMHWLREDVDGVIYVLDSTEDPFTQVNTMLIGIIESQDLPVLIFANKTDLDDSNVQRIANAFPQHETVPLSALEGNNMDEVYGKIAEYFG; encoded by the coding sequence ATGGGACTGTTCACAGACCTCAGAGACAGCATCTCACGGGCCGTCGACCGGATGTTTTCGGACTCCGAACCGAAACGAATCGGCATTTACGGACCGCCGAACGCCGGGAAGACGACCCTCGCAAACCGAATCGCACGTGACTGGACGGGTGACGCCGTCGGCCCGGAGAGCCACATCCCGCACGAGACACGACGCGCGCGCAGAAAGGAGAACGTCGAGATCGAACGCAACGGGAAGACCGTCAACATCGACATCGTCGACACGCCGGGCGTTACGACGAAAGTCGACTACAAGGAGTTCCTCGAACACGATATGGAGAAAGACGACGCCGTCCGGCGCTCTCGCGAGGCGACCGAGGGCGTCGCGGAGGCGATGCACTGGCTCCGCGAGGACGTCGACGGCGTCATCTACGTCCTCGACAGCACGGAGGACCCGTTCACGCAGGTCAACACGATGCTCATCGGGATCATCGAGAGCCAGGACCTGCCCGTGCTCATCTTCGCGAACAAGACCGACCTCGACGACTCGAACGTCCAGCGCATCGCGAACGCGTTCCCGCAGCACGAGACGGTTCCGCTGTCGGCGCTCGAGGGGAACAACATGGACGAAGTCTACGGGAAGATCGCGGAGTACTTCGGGTGA
- a CDS encoding Cdc6/Cdc18 family protein yields MDKETQSDDTNGPADSGKSDSREADSGENADSEESVASDSQSADTTERNTDPNPGPTAGTGSRGNSDSADRVSDSENADDASGAESADTLDEDASESTNEGSASGDPVTAEDIDIEESIGPEDPDSVRVGDGSTGTTDVSLDEVVLDDDGDSQGLFDDLLSGEPIFENKEVLRPSYTPRELPHRTEQINQMATILVSALRGETPSNILIYGKTGTGKTASAKFVSQELESTSKKYDVPCEVEYINCEVTDTQYRVLAQLANKFIEKNQDVIESELDDLNELHPQAVDDPTALSGSTYETADAVRDRIEELEDDRDEMEPVPMTGWPTDRVYSTFFDAVDYRERVVVIMLDEIDKLVEKSGDDTLYNLSRMNSELDNSRISIMGISNDLKFTDFLDPRVKSSLGEEEIVFPPYDANQLRDILQHRANVAFKDDALTDDVIPLCAAFAAQEHGDARRALDLLRTAGELAERGQADTVEEAHVRQAQDKIELDRVVEVVRTLPTQSKIVLFATILLEKNGVRNVNTGEVFNIYKRLCEEIDADVLTQRRVTDLISELDMLGIVNAVVVSKGRYGRTKEISLSVPIDETEAVLLSDSRLGDIENAQPFVQARFDN; encoded by the coding sequence ATGGACAAAGAAACACAATCCGACGACACTAACGGACCGGCGGATTCAGGCAAGTCAGATTCGCGGGAGGCGGATTCCGGCGAGAACGCGGATAGCGAAGAATCGGTCGCCTCAGATTCACAGTCGGCCGACACAACCGAGCGAAACACGGACCCGAACCCGGGGCCGACGGCGGGCACGGGGTCTCGTGGGAATTCGGACAGCGCGGATCGCGTTTCCGACTCGGAGAACGCCGACGACGCGTCCGGCGCAGAAAGCGCGGACACGCTCGACGAAGACGCTTCGGAATCGACGAACGAGGGTTCCGCGAGCGGGGACCCGGTGACGGCCGAAGATATCGACATCGAAGAGAGCATCGGCCCCGAGGATCCCGACTCCGTCCGGGTCGGTGACGGCAGTACCGGAACGACGGACGTCAGCCTCGACGAAGTCGTGTTGGACGACGACGGCGATAGTCAGGGGCTGTTCGACGACCTGCTCTCCGGTGAGCCCATCTTCGAGAACAAGGAAGTCCTCCGGCCCTCCTACACGCCGCGGGAACTCCCCCACCGGACCGAACAGATCAACCAGATGGCGACCATCCTCGTGTCCGCACTTCGGGGCGAAACGCCCTCCAACATCTTGATTTACGGGAAGACGGGCACCGGGAAGACCGCGAGCGCGAAGTTCGTCAGTCAGGAACTCGAATCCACCTCGAAAAAGTACGACGTCCCCTGTGAAGTCGAGTACATCAACTGTGAGGTAACGGACACGCAGTATCGCGTACTCGCCCAGCTCGCGAACAAGTTCATCGAGAAGAACCAGGACGTGATCGAATCGGAACTCGACGATCTGAACGAACTCCACCCACAGGCGGTCGACGACCCGACGGCACTCTCCGGTTCGACGTACGAGACCGCCGACGCGGTCCGAGACCGGATCGAGGAACTGGAGGACGACCGCGACGAGATGGAACCGGTTCCGATGACGGGGTGGCCGACGGACCGCGTGTACTCGACGTTCTTCGACGCCGTCGACTACCGGGAACGCGTGGTCGTGATTATGCTCGACGAGATCGACAAACTCGTCGAGAAGTCCGGGGACGACACGCTGTATAACCTCTCGCGGATGAACTCGGAACTGGATAACTCACGGATCTCGATTATGGGGATCTCGAACGACCTGAAGTTCACCGACTTCCTCGATCCGCGGGTGAAATCCAGCCTGGGCGAGGAGGAGATAGTCTTTCCGCCGTACGACGCCAACCAACTCCGCGACATCCTCCAACACCGCGCGAACGTGGCGTTCAAGGACGACGCGCTCACCGACGACGTCATCCCGCTGTGTGCGGCGTTCGCCGCGCAGGAGCACGGCGACGCCCGTCGCGCGCTGGATCTCCTTCGGACCGCCGGCGAACTCGCCGAGCGGGGACAGGCCGACACCGTCGAGGAGGCGCACGTCCGCCAGGCCCAGGACAAGATCGAACTGGACCGCGTCGTCGAGGTCGTCCGGACGCTGCCGACCCAATCGAAGATCGTCCTCTTCGCGACGATCCTGCTCGAAAAGAACGGCGTCCGCAACGTCAACACCGGCGAGGTGTTCAACATCTACAAGCGCCTCTGCGAGGAGATCGACGCCGACGTCCTCACGCAGCGTCGCGTGACCGATCTCATCTCCGAACTCGATATGCTCGGCATCGTCAACGCCGTCGTGGTCTCGAAGGGGCGGTACGGCCGGACGAAGGAAATCTCGCTGTCGGTTCCGATCGACGAAACCGAGGCGGTGCTGCTCTCGGACTCCCGACTCGGTGACATCGAGAACGCCCAGCCGTTCGTTCAGGCGCGCTTCGACAACTGA
- a CDS encoding amino acid-binding protein: MFDEIMQKFEGSPSQQAVIRLLLERGFSVNDDGRVVSGGIEIPNTGIAREIDVDRRVVDSTTTAILDDEELRRIFQNISSIPSLMDLAPVLDLSVLTVEVNDAERPGIVAEITTRLADRDISIRQTISEDPEFTDDPKLYVVTDEPIPGDLLNELADLDFVHRISIA, from the coding sequence ATGTTCGACGAGATTATGCAGAAGTTCGAGGGAAGCCCGAGCCAACAGGCGGTCATTCGCCTGCTCCTCGAACGCGGGTTCTCGGTGAACGACGACGGGCGCGTCGTCTCCGGCGGCATCGAGATCCCGAACACGGGCATCGCCCGCGAAATCGACGTCGACCGCCGCGTCGTCGACTCGACGACGACGGCGATCCTGGACGACGAGGAACTCAGACGCATCTTTCAGAACATCTCGTCGATTCCAAGCCTGATGGACCTCGCCCCGGTGCTCGACCTGTCGGTGTTGACCGTGGAGGTCAACGACGCCGAACGGCCCGGGATCGTCGCGGAGATCACGACCCGTCTCGCCGACCGCGACATCTCGATCCGACAGACGATCAGCGAGGACCCGGAGTTCACCGACGATCCGAAACTCTACGTCGTCACCGACGAGCCGATCCCCGGTGACCTACTGAACGAACTCGCAGACCTCGATTTCGTCCACCGGATCAGCATCGCTTGA
- a CDS encoding IMPACT family protein: MAALLSAVTDRSDDSESHPESFRTVAGPGEASFEVKGSEFIGYASPANTVEEAESFIERVRERHPDATHNVPAYRVPASAGSPSRPSDADSVGSDPGSTGSDADSTGSDADPTTGPGDAVGPESGSGAGTEGPGNEAETGSGPETASGTGTGFGTGPMLREYQSDDGEPSGSSGKPALNVLVQRDIRNVATVVTRYYGGTNLGVGGLARAYSRAVKDAVDDAGVVETVPHERFVVTVEYDDSGTVRGLLESSGVEFEGTYEADVAFEVRAPVDAAATLRDRIRSATSGRADIDA; this comes from the coding sequence ATGGCGGCGCTACTCTCGGCCGTGACCGATCGATCCGACGACTCGGAGAGCCACCCGGAATCGTTCCGTACGGTAGCCGGTCCCGGCGAGGCCAGTTTCGAGGTGAAAGGCTCCGAGTTCATCGGGTACGCTTCGCCTGCAAACACGGTCGAGGAGGCGGAATCGTTCATCGAACGGGTCCGCGAACGGCATCCGGACGCCACGCACAACGTCCCCGCATACCGCGTTCCTGCGAGCGCGGGATCACCGTCGAGGCCGAGCGACGCGGATTCGGTGGGAAGTGACCCGGGTTCGACGGGGAGTGACGCGGATTCGACGGGGAGTGACGCGGATCCGACCACCGGGCCGGGAGATGCGGTCGGGCCGGAATCCGGGTCTGGAGCCGGGACTGAGGGACCTGGAAACGAGGCTGAAACGGGATCCGGCCCCGAAACCGCGTCCGGAACGGGAACCGGGTTCGGAACGGGGCCGATGCTTCGGGAGTACCAGTCCGACGACGGCGAACCGAGCGGATCGTCCGGCAAACCGGCACTGAACGTCCTCGTCCAGCGCGACATCAGGAACGTCGCGACCGTCGTCACTCGGTACTACGGCGGAACGAACCTCGGGGTCGGCGGCCTGGCCAGAGCGTACTCGCGCGCGGTCAAGGACGCGGTCGACGACGCGGGCGTCGTCGAGACCGTGCCGCACGAACGCTTCGTCGTCACCGTCGAGTACGACGACTCGGGCACGGTCCGCGGACTTCTCGAAAGCTCGGGGGTAGAGTTCGAGGGCACCTACGAGGCCGACGTCGCCTTCGAGGTCCGCGCTCCCGTCGACGCGGCCGCGACGCTCCGCGACCGGATCCGGAGCGCGACGAGCGGCCGCGCCGACATCGACGCGTGA
- a CDS encoding DUF7569 family protein, which produces MTGSEPCDACGEPIEEALARTVQLNVDRSEVDSQRLCPACFADWIERYRTEMQPRASESLPDSDADIIVD; this is translated from the coding sequence ATGACCGGGAGCGAACCCTGCGATGCCTGCGGTGAACCGATCGAGGAGGCGCTCGCACGGACGGTGCAACTGAACGTCGATCGCTCGGAGGTCGACAGTCAGCGACTGTGTCCCGCCTGCTTCGCGGACTGGATCGAGCGCTATCGAACCGAGATGCAACCGCGAGCGAGCGAGAGCCTCCCCGACAGCGACGCCGACATCATCGTGGATTGA
- the upp gene encoding uracil phosphoribosyltransferase produces MAIEDRDDAYLITHALAKDTLSRLRDVETEQVAFRKGLVKLGRICGYEIIDGAMETEYVSVQTPLTETTGERVKGLDDVVIVNVLRAATPFVEGLLKAFPRAKQGVISAGRDESAGMDEEGSFPITIDYVKLPEITEDDTVIVADPMLATGSTMCAVLDHVLESTAADPADLFVLSAVSAPDGLLRVDEEFPQTDLLTVAIDDRLDDDGYIVPGLGDAGDRAFRTT; encoded by the coding sequence ATGGCTATCGAAGACCGCGACGACGCATACCTGATCACACACGCGCTCGCGAAAGACACCCTCTCGCGGCTTCGCGACGTCGAAACCGAACAGGTCGCGTTCCGGAAGGGCCTCGTCAAACTCGGGCGGATCTGCGGCTACGAGATCATCGACGGAGCGATGGAGACCGAGTACGTCTCCGTGCAGACGCCGCTGACGGAGACGACGGGCGAGCGAGTCAAAGGGCTCGACGACGTCGTGATCGTCAACGTCCTCCGGGCGGCGACGCCGTTCGTCGAGGGCCTATTGAAAGCGTTCCCCCGGGCGAAGCAGGGCGTCATCAGCGCCGGCCGCGACGAGAGCGCCGGGATGGACGAGGAGGGAAGCTTCCCGATCACCATCGACTACGTGAAGCTGCCGGAGATCACCGAGGACGACACGGTCATCGTCGCCGATCCGATGCTCGCGACCGGGTCGACGATGTGCGCCGTGCTCGATCACGTGCTCGAATCTACGGCGGCCGATCCGGCCGATCTGTTCGTCCTCTCGGCCGTCTCCGCGCCGGACGGCCTCCTGCGCGTCGACGAGGAGTTCCCCCAGACAGATCTCCTGACCGTCGCGATCGACGACCGCCTCGACGACGACGGGTACATCGTTCCCGGTCTCGGCGACGCCGGTGACCGGGCGTTCAGAACGACCTAG
- a CDS encoding cupin domain-containing protein, with protein sequence MGYTVVSQSAVSPAEGRPCELRRLSEAAEMSNLAINRFRAEPGEQIPLAYHYHDEQEEAFYVLSGTLHVETPDGTYQVEPESLFTATPGSPHRAYNPTDADEAVEVLAVGAPAVEGDANEYDPDSEETDGGVDTASEEADAESEAGGV encoded by the coding sequence ATGGGATACACCGTAGTGAGCCAGTCGGCGGTGAGTCCGGCCGAGGGGCGGCCGTGCGAACTACGCCGACTCTCCGAGGCCGCGGAGATGTCGAACCTCGCGATCAACCGATTCCGCGCGGAGCCGGGCGAACAGATCCCGCTCGCGTATCACTACCACGACGAACAGGAGGAGGCGTTCTACGTCCTCTCGGGGACGCTGCACGTCGAGACGCCGGACGGGACGTATCAGGTCGAGCCGGAGTCGCTGTTCACCGCGACGCCGGGATCGCCGCACAGAGCCTATAATCCGACCGACGCGGACGAGGCCGTCGAAGTGCTGGCCGTGGGCGCTCCCGCAGTCGAGGGCGACGCCAACGAGTACGACCCGGACTCCGAGGAGACCGACGGGGGGGTCGACACGGCGTCCGAGGAAGCCGATGCCGAATCGGAAGCCGGGGGTGTCTGA
- a CDS encoding DUF5828 family protein, with amino-acid sequence MEESVSGFKVRGTWGDVVEHGERITRALRDAGVDSDAFEEWDEWRPKSHERLGEDVSEKTADQASVAEGEGEKAGKDPDEDLQTAGERLSESYEHVENGDNDEAVERWSESLGYVARAADSAGRRALRRVENTVYQRVMTQLAPYYFDNELVSANIQKSTRGEDVSFIFEVNVNDDDLKQQVSERLGEFDDEVTRWHVDTEKETETAEAVEGVEPPESENRSRSTTN; translated from the coding sequence ATGGAAGAGAGCGTCTCCGGATTCAAAGTCCGGGGGACTTGGGGCGACGTCGTCGAACACGGCGAACGCATCACACGAGCACTCCGGGACGCGGGCGTCGATAGCGACGCCTTCGAGGAGTGGGACGAGTGGCGGCCGAAGTCGCACGAGCGACTCGGCGAGGACGTGAGCGAGAAGACCGCAGACCAGGCGAGCGTCGCGGAGGGCGAGGGCGAAAAAGCCGGGAAGGACCCGGACGAAGACCTCCAGACCGCCGGGGAGCGGCTTTCGGAATCCTACGAACACGTCGAGAACGGCGACAACGACGAGGCCGTCGAGCGCTGGTCGGAGTCGCTCGGCTACGTGGCGCGCGCGGCCGACTCCGCGGGTCGTCGGGCGCTCCGGCGCGTCGAGAACACCGTCTATCAGCGGGTGATGACGCAACTGGCTCCGTACTACTTCGACAACGAACTCGTCAGCGCCAACATCCAGAAATCGACGCGCGGCGAGGACGTCTCGTTCATCTTCGAGGTGAACGTCAACGACGACGACCTGAAACAGCAGGTGAGCGAACGCCTCGGCGAGTTCGACGACGAGGTGACGCGCTGGCACGTCGACACCGAAAAGGAAACCGAGACCGCCGAGGCCGTCGAGGGAGTCGAGCCACCGGAATCGGAGAACCGGTCCCGGTCGACGACGAACTGA
- a CDS encoding helix-turn-helix domain-containing protein encodes MSDVPEMSDLLETEDPGFQQVLACVFGIQRHESRTYLTLLENPGSTVAELADILDRDRSNVNRSLTTLMEKGLAQRERRLLDSGGYIYQYTGTELPEAKEMLHEALDEWAERVHRSIDEYGAAEE; translated from the coding sequence ATGAGCGACGTGCCAGAGATGAGCGACCTTCTGGAAACCGAAGATCCGGGGTTCCAGCAGGTGCTCGCCTGCGTCTTCGGAATTCAGCGCCACGAGAGCCGAACGTATCTCACGCTTCTGGAGAACCCGGGGAGTACGGTCGCCGAACTCGCTGACATCCTCGATCGGGACCGGAGTAACGTCAACCGGTCGCTGACGACGCTGATGGAGAAGGGGCTCGCGCAGCGCGAGCGGCGGCTGCTCGACTCCGGCGGCTACATCTATCAGTACACGGGGACGGAGTTGCCGGAGGCCAAAGAGATGCTTCACGAGGCCCTCGACGAGTGGGCCGAGCGCGTCCACCGGAGCATCGACGAGTACGGCGCTGCGGAGGAGTGA